A part of Capsicum annuum cultivar UCD-10X-F1 chromosome 6, UCD10Xv1.1, whole genome shotgun sequence genomic DNA contains:
- the LOC107875069 gene encoding low affinity inorganic phosphate transporter 5: MSDNLTVLNALDTARTQWYHVTAVIIAGMGFFTDAYDLFCITTITKLLGRLYYYDPALHAPGKLPHSVNNWVTGVALVGTLTGQLVFGWLGDKLGRKKVYGLTLILMVICALCSGLSFGYSRRVVIGTLCFFRFWLGFGIGGDYPLSATIMSEYANKRSRGAFIAAVFAMQGVGIIFAGLVSMIISKLFLVSFGGKAFSTDEVFSTEPEADYVWRIVLMLGALPALLTYYWRMKMPETGRYTAIIEGNAKQAAIDMGKVLDIEIQAEGEKLAKFKAANEYPLLSNEFFARHGLHLIGTMTTWFLLDIAFYSQNLTQKDIFPTMGLVSNAKSISALREMFETSRAMFVIALLGTFPGYWFAVFFIEKIGRFKIQLMGFFMMSVFMAIIGAKYDYLKTKEHKWTFAALYGLTFFFANFGPNSTTFVLPAELFPTRVRSTCHALSAASGKAGAMVSAFGVQQYTQDGNVHKIKKAMLLLAFTNMIGFCCTFLVTETKGRSLEEISGEDERKNETQMKSTRPHSGYQDDGWD; the protein is encoded by the coding sequence ATGTCAGATAATCTTACAGTGCTCAATGCACTTGACACAGCACGCACCCAATGGTACCATGTCACAGCTGTTATCATTGCTGGAATGGGATTTTTCACAGATGCATATGATCTCTTCTGCATCACCACTATCACCAAACTTTTAGGCCGTTTGTATTACTACGATCCAGCTCTCCATGCCCCTGGCAAGTTGCCTCATAGCGTAAATAATTGGGTCACTGGAGTGGCCCTGGTTGGTACTTTGACTGGACAACTTGTGTTCGGCTGGCTTGGAGACAAACTTGGTCGAAAGAAAGTCTATGGACTCACTTTGATTCTCATGGTCATTTGCGCACTTTGCTCTGGCTTGTCATTTGGGTATAGCCGACGAGTTGTAATAGGGACGCTTTGTTTCTTTAGGTTCTGGCTGGGATTTGGAATTGGAGGAGATTATCCTCTTTCTGCTACGATCATGTCTGAGTATGCAAATAAGAGAAGTCGTGGGGCGTTTATTGCTGCTGTTTTTGCTATGCAAGGAGTTGGGATCATCTTTGCCGGGCTCGTTTCGATGATTATCTCTAAACTGTTCTTGGTGAGTTTTGGGGGTAAGGCGTTCAGTACTGATGAAGTTTTCTCCACGGAGCCTGAGGCGGATTATGTTTGGCGAATTGTACTGATGCTTGGAGCTCTTCCGGCTCTTCTCACCTATTATTGGCGAATGAAGATGCCTGAAACAGGACGTTACACTGCTATTATTGAAGGAAATGCTAAACAAGCCGCGATTGACATGGGGAAGGTTCTTGATATTGAAATTCAAGCAGAAGGCGAAAAATTGGCCAAATTTAAAGCAGCCAACGAGTACCCTTTACTCTCCAATGAGTTCTTCGCGCGCCATGGACTTCACTTAATCGGTACAATGACAACTTGGTTCTTGTTGGACATTGCTTTCTACAGCCAAAATCTCACACAGAAGGACATATTTCCAACTATGGGTCTCGTTAGCAACGCCAAGAGCATTTCCGCTTTGAGGGAGATGTTTGAGACATCACGTGCTATGTTTGTGATTGCGTTGCTTGGTACCTTCCCTGGTTACTGGTTTGCAGTATTCTTCATCGAGAAAATTGGGAGGTTTAAGATACAATTGATGGGGTTCTTCATGATGTCAGTGTTCATGGCGATCATTGGAGCCAAATACGATTACCTAAAGACTAAAGAACACAAATGGACATTCGCAGCTCTTTATGGTTTAACTTTCTTCTTTGCCAACTTTGGCCCCAACTCGACAACGTTTGTGCTCCCTGCGGAGCTCTTTCCAACAAGGGTAAGATCCACTTGCCACGCTCTGAGCGCGGCCTCTGGAAAGGCAGGGGCAATGGTTAGTGCATTTGGGGTGCAGCAATACACGCAAGACGGAAATGttcataaaatcaagaaagcCATGTTGTTGCTGGCCTTCACAAATATGATTGGATTTTGCTGCACTTTCTTAGTGACGGAGACAAAAGGCAGGTCACTAGAGGAAATTTCAGGGGAGGATGAGAGGAAAAATGAGACGCAGATGAAGAGTACTAGGCCTCACTCCGGTTACCAGGATGATGGATGGGATTGA